The proteins below come from a single Papaver somniferum cultivar HN1 chromosome 11, ASM357369v1, whole genome shotgun sequence genomic window:
- the LOC113321021 gene encoding major latex protein 15-like codes for MAHHGVSGLVGKLLTELEVHCNADAYYKIFKHQEDVPKAMPHLYTGGKVISGDATRSGCIKEWNYILEGKALTAVEETTHDDETRTLTHRIIEGDLAKDYKKFVKIVEVNPKPNGHGSIVTVSLVYDKINEGSPTPLI; via the exons ATGGCTCATCATGGTGTTTCAGGTCTAGTTGGGAAACTTTTAACTGAATTGGAGGTCCATTGCAACGCTGATGCATATTATAAAATCTTTAAGCACCAAGAGGATGTACCAAAGGCAATGCCTCATCTTTACACTGGCGGAAAAGTTATCAGTGGAGATGCAACCCGTTCCGGTTGTATCAAGGAATGGAACTACATTCTTG AGGGTAAGGCGCTGACCGCAGTGGAGGAAACAACACATGACGATGAAACAAGGACCTTAACACACCGCATAATTGAAGGAGACTTGGCAAAGGATTACAAAAAGTTCGTTAAGATcgttgaagttaatccaaagcCTAATGGACATGGAAGCATTGTGACTGTATCCCTTGTGTATGACAAAATCAACGAGGGTTCTCCAACTCCCTTAATTTAA